A region from the Mycolicibacterium phlei genome encodes:
- a CDS encoding FadR/GntR family transcriptional regulator, translating to MSVASPTKSALHESLLTALGTAIVSGRYPAGEVLTLDGICAEHGLSRSVVREVVRVLESMGMLESRRRVGLTVQPATAWNVFDPRVIRWRLESGDRAAQLVSLSELRRGFEPAAAALAARRATPDQCRVMAAAVSDMVVHGRTGALEAYLEADKLFHRTLLEASGNEMFRALNGVVAEVLAGRTHHGMMPTRPNPAAIDLHDEVARAIRNRDEQAAERAMRAIIDEATSAVAEDNAGRPTRGG from the coding sequence GTGTCGGTGGCGTCTCCGACCAAAAGTGCGCTGCACGAGAGTCTGCTGACGGCGCTGGGCACCGCGATCGTGTCCGGGCGCTACCCCGCGGGTGAGGTCCTCACCCTCGACGGGATCTGCGCCGAGCACGGCCTGTCACGCAGCGTGGTCCGCGAGGTCGTCCGCGTGCTCGAGTCGATGGGCATGCTCGAGTCGCGCCGCCGCGTCGGCCTGACCGTGCAGCCCGCCACCGCCTGGAATGTGTTCGACCCCCGCGTGATTCGCTGGCGGTTGGAATCCGGGGACCGCGCCGCCCAACTCGTCTCGCTGTCGGAGCTGCGGCGCGGCTTCGAACCCGCCGCCGCCGCCCTGGCCGCCCGCCGGGCCACCCCCGACCAGTGCCGGGTGATGGCCGCCGCGGTCTCGGACATGGTGGTGCACGGGCGTACCGGCGCGCTGGAGGCGTATCTGGAGGCCGACAAGCTCTTTCACCGCACCCTGCTGGAGGCCAGCGGCAACGAGATGTTCCGCGCGCTCAACGGCGTCGTCGCCGAGGTGCTGGCCGGGCGCACGCACCACGGCATGATGCCCACCCGGCCCAACCCGGCCGCCATCGACCTGCACGACGAGGTCGCCCGCGCGATCCGCAACCGCGACGAGCAGGCCGCCGAACGCGCCATGCGCGCGATCATCGACGAGGCGACTTCGGCTGTGGCCGAGGACAATGCTGGTCGACCGACTCGCGGTGGTTAA
- a CDS encoding GntP family permease, with translation MEAIDPAYGTATLLLIAAAAVALLLFLIMKVKLHAFVALVLVSVLTALAAGIPVSDVPNALSFGFSNTLGSVALLVGFGVMLGRLLELTGGAQVLADTLIGRFGEKRAPLALGVAALLFGFPIFFDAGLVVFLPIIMTVARRFGGSLLLYGLPAAGAFAAMHALVPPHPGPVAAAEALDASVGVTLLVGAPVAVVAWYVGVLLVSRVIGRRVHIDVPTALFGEMNGGQDRADDGSAGGATAGGGATATRTAPAFGTVLAVLLLPFVLISFNTVLSTLMTAGILAEDATWANYLKLLGNTSVALLITVIVAALVLGVRRGHTMDDVSTIFDKALGPICSVILITGAGGMFGGVLRLSGIGSALSDSLSGLGMSLIVQAFLIATVLRVAQGSATVALTTTAGLISAAAADAALGSFHLTLLVMAIAAGSTVLSHVNDSGFWLVSRFFGMDVKTTLKTWTVMETTLGLSVFALSLVLWFVF, from the coding sequence ATGGAAGCAATCGACCCGGCGTACGGAACCGCCACCCTGCTGCTGATCGCGGCGGCCGCGGTGGCGCTGCTGCTGTTCCTGATCATGAAGGTCAAGCTGCACGCGTTCGTCGCGCTGGTCCTGGTCAGCGTGCTCACCGCGTTGGCGGCAGGAATCCCGGTCAGCGATGTGCCCAACGCGCTGAGTTTCGGCTTCTCCAACACCCTGGGCTCGGTCGCCCTGCTGGTCGGGTTCGGCGTCATGCTGGGCCGGTTGCTGGAACTCACCGGCGGCGCCCAGGTGCTGGCCGACACGCTGATCGGCCGGTTCGGGGAGAAGCGGGCCCCGCTGGCACTCGGCGTGGCCGCCCTGCTGTTCGGGTTCCCGATCTTCTTCGACGCCGGCCTGGTGGTCTTCCTGCCGATCATCATGACCGTCGCCCGCCGCTTCGGCGGTTCACTGCTGCTGTACGGCCTGCCGGCCGCCGGTGCGTTCGCGGCCATGCACGCGCTGGTGCCGCCGCATCCGGGTCCGGTCGCGGCCGCCGAGGCGCTGGACGCCAGCGTCGGGGTGACGCTGCTGGTCGGGGCGCCGGTGGCGGTCGTCGCGTGGTACGTCGGTGTGCTGCTGGTGTCGCGGGTGATCGGCCGCCGGGTGCACATCGACGTCCCCACCGCGCTGTTCGGCGAGATGAACGGCGGCCAGGACCGGGCCGACGACGGGAGCGCCGGGGGAGCCACCGCAGGTGGGGGAGCCACCGCCACCCGTACCGCGCCCGCGTTCGGCACCGTGCTGGCCGTGCTGCTGCTGCCGTTCGTGCTGATCAGCTTCAACACCGTGCTCAGCACGCTGATGACGGCCGGCATCCTCGCCGAGGATGCCACCTGGGCCAACTACCTCAAGCTGCTGGGCAACACCAGCGTCGCGCTGCTGATCACGGTGATCGTCGCGGCGCTCGTCCTGGGCGTGCGCCGCGGTCACACGATGGACGACGTCAGCACCATCTTCGACAAGGCGCTGGGCCCGATCTGCTCGGTCATCCTGATCACCGGCGCCGGCGGCATGTTCGGCGGTGTGCTGCGGCTCAGCGGTATCGGCTCCGCGCTGTCGGATTCGCTGTCGGGGCTGGGCATGTCGCTGATCGTGCAGGCGTTCCTGATCGCCACCGTGCTGCGGGTGGCACAGGGCTCGGCGACGGTCGCGCTGACCACCACCGCCGGCCTGATCAGCGCCGCCGCCGCGGACGCGGCGCTGGGCAGCTTCCACCTGACGCTGCTGGTGATGGCGATCGCGGCCGGCTCGACCGTGCTCTCGCACGTCAACGACTCGGGCTTCTGGCTGGTCAGCCGCTTCTTCGGGATGGACGTCAAGACCACCCTGAAGACGTGGACGGTCATGGAGACCACCCTGGGGCTGAGCGTCTTCGCGCTCAGCCTGGTGCTCTGGTTCGTGTTCTAG
- a CDS encoding RDD family protein, whose translation MTSGNYAPYPGQYGAPTGKPAGALVRWFARFIDGIIVGLASWALAFFTDNLSSIWVTGLFTGLLTFVYFFVLETTTGSTLGKKLLGLRVAGPGGVAKPTAAQAAIRNSWTLLPIIPFVGGLLGIIAIFIIGVTISGSATKQGKHDQLAGGTLVVKG comes from the coding sequence GTGACGAGCGGAAACTACGCCCCCTATCCCGGTCAGTACGGCGCCCCCACGGGTAAACCCGCGGGCGCCCTGGTCCGGTGGTTCGCCCGGTTCATCGACGGGATCATTGTCGGCCTCGCCAGCTGGGCGCTGGCGTTCTTCACCGACAACCTGTCGAGCATCTGGGTGACGGGCTTGTTCACCGGCCTGCTCACCTTCGTGTACTTCTTCGTACTCGAGACCACGACCGGCTCGACGCTGGGCAAGAAGCTGCTGGGGCTGCGGGTCGCCGGCCCGGGTGGGGTGGCCAAGCCGACGGCCGCACAGGCGGCGATCCGCAACTCCTGGACGCTGCTGCCGATCATCCCCTTCGTCGGCGGTCTGCTCGGCATCATCGCCATCTTCATCATCGGGGTGACCATCAGCGGCAGCGCCACCAAGCAGGGCAAGCACGATCAGCTCGCCGGCGGCACGCTGGTCGTCAAGGGCTGA
- a CDS encoding SCO6745 family protein, which yields MTRDLNLARRFFDRFEPVHAVTYFSPESRTALDELGYRGFWMGYFAARSAPFGVVPPQVVTATFYNFTPERVANSLAAAWEVAPPAEALRVRMESAVAALRRYGLGDDDVRTAADLAEKAARSAPLDGRPLAAANAALTWPDEPLARLWHATTLLREQRGDGHIAVLVSHGISGRECNLLHAAAGRVPKEMIMRSRDYDDEQWRFYQDRLAERGLLDGDELTGAGRELKQRIEDETDRLALSALDALDDAEVEALFRALTPITRTVVAAGDLPTATPMGLSRDDLDDDSAHL from the coding sequence GTGACCAGAGACCTCAACCTCGCCCGCCGGTTCTTCGACCGCTTCGAACCGGTGCACGCCGTCACCTACTTCTCGCCGGAGTCCCGCACCGCGCTCGATGAACTCGGATACCGGGGATTCTGGATGGGCTACTTCGCGGCCCGTTCGGCACCGTTCGGTGTGGTGCCGCCGCAGGTGGTGACCGCCACGTTCTACAACTTCACCCCGGAACGGGTGGCCAACTCACTGGCGGCCGCGTGGGAGGTCGCGCCGCCTGCCGAGGCGCTGCGGGTGCGGATGGAGTCCGCGGTCGCCGCGCTGCGCCGCTACGGCCTCGGCGACGACGATGTCCGCACCGCCGCCGACCTGGCGGAGAAGGCCGCCCGCAGTGCACCGCTGGACGGTCGTCCGCTGGCCGCCGCCAACGCCGCGCTGACCTGGCCCGACGAACCCCTGGCCCGGCTGTGGCACGCCACCACGCTGCTGCGCGAACAACGCGGCGACGGCCACATCGCGGTGCTGGTGTCACACGGGATCTCCGGGCGCGAGTGCAACCTGCTGCACGCCGCCGCGGGCCGGGTGCCCAAGGAGATGATCATGCGCAGCCGCGACTATGACGACGAGCAGTGGCGCTTCTACCAGGACCGGCTCGCCGAGCGCGGACTGCTCGACGGCGACGAGCTCACCGGCGCGGGCCGGGAGCTCAAACAGCGCATCGAGGACGAGACCGACCGGCTGGCGCTCAGTGCGCTCGACGCGCTGGACGACGCCGAGGTCGAGGCGCTGTTCCGGGCGCTGACGCCGATCACCCGCACCGTGGTCGCCGCCGGCGACCTGCCCACCGCCACCCCGATGGGTCTGAGCCGCGACGACCTCGACGACGACAGCGCCCACCTGTAG
- a CDS encoding IS110 family transposase produces the protein MVVIGTDVHKRSHTFVVVDEVGRKLAQKTVPATSAGHLQVIRWVRERFGAEVVWGIEDCRNLSARLETDLLGAGQRVVRVAPKLMAQARAGGRTRGKSDPIDALAVARAVLRHPDLPIAAHDQASRDLKLLVDRREDLVAMRTATINRLRQRIHELDPAVEAGLSSLHRAGVCARLADWLAGQPGVLAEIAREELADIIGLNERITELAERIGQRVQALAPNLLALPGCGELTAAKIVAETAGVHRFRSEAAFSCHNGTAPIPVWSGSTSGRVRLNRSGNRQLNAALHRIAITQLRLPDSDGARYYRRRLTEGKTPKEALRCLKRQLSRVVYTRLHLDHATHNPHQAAA, from the coding sequence ATGGTGGTCATCGGAACCGATGTGCACAAGCGCAGCCACACCTTTGTCGTTGTTGACGAGGTCGGCCGCAAACTCGCCCAGAAAACCGTGCCTGCTACGAGCGCGGGTCATCTGCAGGTGATCCGGTGGGTTCGTGAGCGGTTCGGCGCCGAGGTGGTGTGGGGGATCGAGGATTGCCGCAACCTGTCCGCGCGGCTGGAGACCGATCTGCTGGGCGCCGGTCAGCGTGTGGTGCGGGTGGCTCCCAAGTTGATGGCGCAGGCCCGCGCCGGTGGGCGCACTCGCGGTAAGTCCGATCCCATTGATGCGTTGGCGGTGGCCCGGGCGGTGTTGCGGCATCCGGATCTGCCGATCGCCGCCCACGATCAGGCCTCCCGTGATCTGAAACTGCTGGTGGATCGCCGTGAGGACCTGGTGGCGATGCGTACGGCCACCATCAACCGGTTGCGTCAACGCATCCACGAACTCGACCCCGCTGTGGAGGCCGGTCTGAGCTCGCTGCACCGCGCCGGTGTGTGTGCCCGGCTGGCCGATTGGCTGGCCGGCCAGCCCGGGGTGCTTGCCGAGATCGCCCGCGAGGAACTGGCCGACATCATCGGACTCAACGAACGCATTACGGAGTTGGCTGAACGCATCGGTCAGCGCGTACAGGCGCTGGCGCCGAATTTGTTGGCCCTGCCCGGCTGTGGGGAACTGACCGCCGCCAAGATCGTCGCCGAGACCGCCGGAGTGCACCGCTTCCGCAGTGAGGCGGCGTTTTCCTGCCATAACGGCACCGCCCCGATCCCGGTGTGGTCAGGCAGCACCAGCGGCCGGGTCCGGCTCAACCGCAGCGGTAACCGACAACTCAACGCCGCCCTGCACCGCATCGCGATCACCCAACTACGACTGCCCGACAGCGACGGAGCCCGCTACTACCGACGCCGCCTCACCGAAGGCAAAACCCCCAAAGAAGCCCTACGCTGCCTCAAACGCCAACTCTCACGCGTCGTCTACACCCGCCTACACCTCGACCACGCCACCCACAACCCCCACCAAGCCGCAGCTTGA
- a CDS encoding DoxX family protein: MLIRRIARPMLSAAFIARGVEALASPKPAADAARPALDGLSKLPDPVGAKVPANAETVARATAAVQIGGGLLLASGKLPRLASAALALSVVPGSLGAHTFWQETDPQRKADERRAFLTDISLIGGLIIAAVDTEGKPSLGWRGRRAATKVSGAVSGAVTAALPAGAAAGGAVTDSALAEKVAHGLQVGAERGRELAHVAREHGAEIAEVARERAPEIAELARRRGAEIAEVARERGPEIAELARRRGAEIAEVARERAPEVAETVRKQAELTRRQARRQQRKLS, translated from the coding sequence ATGTTGATCCGTCGAATCGCGCGTCCAATGTTGTCAGCGGCGTTTATCGCCCGAGGCGTGGAGGCGTTGGCCAGTCCCAAACCGGCGGCCGACGCGGCGCGCCCCGCACTCGACGGGCTGAGCAAGCTCCCCGACCCGGTCGGCGCGAAGGTGCCCGCCAACGCGGAGACCGTCGCCCGCGCGACCGCGGCCGTGCAGATCGGCGGTGGCCTGCTGTTGGCCAGCGGCAAACTGCCCCGGTTGGCGTCGGCCGCGCTGGCGCTCAGCGTGGTGCCCGGCAGCCTCGGCGCGCACACGTTCTGGCAGGAGACCGATCCGCAGCGTAAGGCCGACGAGCGTCGCGCCTTCCTCACCGACATCAGCCTCATCGGCGGCCTGATCATCGCCGCGGTCGACACCGAGGGCAAACCCTCGCTGGGCTGGCGCGGGCGCCGCGCGGCGACCAAGGTGTCCGGCGCGGTGTCGGGTGCCGTCACCGCGGCACTGCCCGCGGGCGCCGCCGCGGGCGGTGCGGTCACCGACAGCGCGCTCGCCGAGAAGGTGGCCCACGGTCTGCAGGTCGGCGCCGAACGCGGCCGCGAACTCGCCCATGTGGCCCGCGAGCACGGTGCCGAGATCGCCGAGGTGGCGCGTGAACGCGCCCCGGAGATCGCCGAACTGGCCCGTCGACGTGGCGCCGAGATCGCCGAGGTGGCACGCGAGCGCGGGCCTGAGATCGCCGAGCTCGCCCGCAGGCGGGGCGCGGAGATCGCCGAGGTCGCGCGTGAACGCGCCCCCGAGGTCGCCGAGACGGTGCGCAAGCAGGCCGAGCTCACCCGGAGGCAGGCCAGGCGCCAGCAGCGCAAGCTGAGCTGA
- a CDS encoding YnfA family protein, whose protein sequence is MVLKSALLFVLAAVLEIGGAWLVWQGVREHRGWLWVGAGVMALGAYGFVAAFQPDAHFGRVLAAYGGVFIAGSLVWGMVADGFRPDRWDIAGAAICLLGVGLIMYAPR, encoded by the coding sequence ATGGTGCTCAAGTCGGCCCTGTTGTTCGTGTTGGCCGCCGTCCTCGAGATCGGCGGCGCCTGGCTGGTGTGGCAGGGCGTGCGCGAGCACCGCGGCTGGTTATGGGTCGGGGCGGGCGTCATGGCGCTGGGCGCCTACGGTTTCGTCGCGGCCTTCCAGCCCGACGCGCACTTCGGCCGCGTGCTGGCGGCCTACGGCGGCGTGTTCATCGCCGGCTCGCTGGTGTGGGGCATGGTCGCCGACGGCTTCCGGCCCGACCGCTGGGACATCGCGGGCGCGGCCATCTGCCTGCTCGGCGTCGGGCTCATCATGTACGCGCCCCGCTGA
- a CDS encoding gluconokinase yields the protein MASPIVVMGVSGSGKSTVGAALAQRLRVPFADADDFHPPANIAKMTAGEALNDDDRYPWLEAIGEWLAEHCGDGGVMSCSALKRRYRDQLRQHCPGTEFLHLRGTPEVIGRRQASRPGHFMPASLLASQFDTLEPLEPDEHGIAIDVDRSIDAIIETYVAARQ from the coding sequence ATGGCGTCTCCGATCGTCGTCATGGGCGTGTCCGGGTCCGGGAAGTCGACCGTCGGCGCCGCCCTGGCGCAGCGGCTGCGGGTTCCGTTCGCCGACGCCGACGACTTCCACCCGCCGGCCAACATCGCGAAGATGACCGCGGGCGAGGCGCTCAACGACGACGACCGCTATCCGTGGTTGGAGGCGATCGGGGAGTGGCTGGCCGAGCACTGCGGCGACGGCGGCGTGATGAGCTGCTCGGCGCTCAAGCGCAGGTACCGTGACCAGCTCCGTCAGCACTGTCCCGGAACAGAGTTCCTGCATCTGCGCGGCACCCCGGAGGTGATCGGTCGCCGTCAGGCCAGCCGACCCGGGCACTTCATGCCGGCCTCGCTGCTGGCCTCGCAGTTCGACACGCTCGAACCGCTGGAGCCTGACGAGCACGGCATCGCCATCGACGTGGACCGCAGCATCGACGCCATCATCGAAACCTACGTCGCGGCAAGGCAATAG
- a CDS encoding DUF6328 family protein, with translation MHSNPDPGRHWDGHRGETEAQRLDRNWSSLLQELRVAQTGVQLLTGFLLILPFSTHFEDLDAAMRGVYLVTVVCSIGATILLIAPVSMHRILFRRRRMKTLVHRANIYAIAGSALLAAALAGVATIIFDSVAGRTAAWIAGPVALVALAVFWFLLPLRQRGARDEY, from the coding sequence GTGCACTCCAACCCCGACCCCGGCAGGCACTGGGACGGCCACCGCGGGGAGACCGAAGCCCAACGGCTGGATCGCAATTGGAGCAGCCTGCTGCAGGAGTTGCGTGTCGCGCAGACCGGTGTCCAGCTGCTCACCGGCTTCCTGCTGATCCTGCCGTTCTCCACACACTTCGAGGACCTCGACGCGGCCATGCGCGGGGTCTACCTCGTCACCGTGGTGTGCTCGATCGGCGCCACGATCCTGCTGATCGCCCCGGTGAGCATGCACCGGATCCTGTTCCGCCGCCGGCGGATGAAGACGCTGGTGCACCGGGCGAACATCTACGCGATCGCCGGATCGGCCCTGCTGGCTGCCGCGCTGGCCGGGGTGGCCACGATCATCTTCGACTCGGTGGCCGGCCGGACGGCGGCGTGGATCGCGGGGCCCGTCGCGCTGGTGGCGCTGGCGGTGTTCTGGTTTCTGCTGCCGCTGCGCCAGCGCGGGGCCCGCGACGAATATTGA